One genomic window of Pseudomonas chlororaphis subsp. piscium includes the following:
- the eno gene encoding phosphopyruvate hydratase: MAKIVDIKGREVLDSRGNPTVEADVLLDNGIIGSACAPSGASTGSREALELRDGDKSRYLGKGVLKAVANINGPIRDLLLGKDPSDQKALDHAMIKLDGTENKATLGANAILAVSLAAAKAAAQDQDLPLYAHIANLNGTPGVYSMPVPMMNIINGGEHADNNVDIQEFMVQPVGAKSFSEGLRMGTEIFHHLKAVLKARGLSTAVGDEGGFAPNLASNEDALKVISEAVANAGYKLGTDVTLALDCAASEFFEDGKYNLSGEGQVFTAEGFADYLKGLTERYPIISIEDGLDESDWAGWKILTDKIGEKTQLVGDDLFVTNTKILKEGIDKKIANSILIKFNQIGTLTETLEAIQMAKAAGYTAVISHRSGETEDSTIADLAVGTSAGQIKTGSLCRSDRVSKYNQLLRIEEQLNGKAKYNGRSEFRG, encoded by the coding sequence ATGGCAAAAATCGTCGACATCAAAGGTCGTGAAGTTCTCGACTCCCGTGGCAACCCCACCGTCGAAGCGGACGTGCTTCTCGATAACGGCATCATCGGTAGCGCCTGCGCGCCGTCCGGTGCCTCCACCGGCTCGCGTGAAGCGCTGGAGCTGCGTGATGGCGACAAGAGCCGTTACCTGGGCAAGGGCGTACTGAAGGCCGTAGCCAACATCAACGGTCCGATCCGTGACCTGCTGCTGGGTAAAGACCCAAGCGACCAGAAGGCCCTCGATCACGCGATGATCAAGCTGGACGGTACTGAAAACAAGGCAACCCTGGGCGCCAACGCGATCCTCGCCGTTTCCCTGGCCGCGGCCAAGGCAGCAGCACAGGACCAGGACCTGCCGCTGTACGCGCACATCGCCAACCTGAACGGTACTCCGGGCGTCTACTCGATGCCGGTGCCGATGATGAACATCATCAATGGTGGCGAGCACGCCGATAACAACGTCGACATCCAGGAATTCATGGTGCAGCCGGTGGGCGCCAAGTCCTTCTCCGAAGGCCTGCGCATGGGCACCGAGATTTTCCATCACCTCAAAGCCGTGCTGAAGGCCCGTGGCCTGAGCACCGCCGTGGGTGACGAAGGTGGTTTCGCGCCGAACCTGGCTTCCAACGAAGACGCCCTGAAAGTGATCTCCGAAGCCGTGGCCAACGCCGGTTACAAGCTGGGCACCGACGTGACCCTGGCTCTGGACTGCGCGGCCAGCGAGTTCTTCGAAGACGGCAAGTACAACCTGTCCGGCGAAGGCCAGGTGTTCACCGCTGAAGGTTTCGCCGACTACCTCAAAGGCCTGACCGAGCGTTACCCGATCATCTCCATCGAAGACGGTCTGGACGAGTCCGACTGGGCTGGCTGGAAGATCCTCACCGACAAGATCGGCGAGAAGACCCAACTGGTGGGCGACGACCTGTTCGTGACCAACACCAAGATCCTGAAAGAAGGCATCGACAAGAAGATCGCCAACTCGATCCTGATCAAGTTCAACCAGATCGGCACCCTGACCGAAACCCTGGAAGCCATCCAGATGGCCAAGGCTGCCGGTTATACCGCAGTGATTTCGCACCGTTCCGGCGAAACCGAAGATTCGACCATTGCCGACCTGGCCGTGGGCACCTCGGCTGGCCAGATCAAGACCGGTTCGCTGTGCCGTTCCGACCGCGTGTCCAAGTACAACCAATTGCTGCGTATCGAAGAGCAATTGAATGGCAAAGCCAAGTACAACGGCCGCAGCGAGTTTCGCGGTTAA
- the ftsB gene encoding cell division protein FtsB has product MRSPNWLFLVLLLLLAGLQYRLWVGNGSLAQVTDLTQQIADQRAENERLLERNRVLDAEVMELKKGMETVEERARHELGMVKEGETLYQLAQ; this is encoded by the coding sequence ATGCGCAGTCCCAATTGGTTGTTCCTCGTCTTGCTCTTGCTGCTGGCTGGCCTGCAGTACCGCCTGTGGGTGGGGAATGGCAGCTTGGCGCAGGTAACCGACCTGACTCAGCAAATTGCCGATCAGCGTGCTGAAAACGAGCGCCTGCTGGAGCGCAATCGTGTACTCGACGCGGAAGTCATGGAATTGAAGAAAGGCATGGAGACCGTGGAAGAGCGGGCTCGTCATGAACTGGGCATGGTCAAGGAGGGCGAAACCCTCTACCAGTTGGCCCAATGA
- the ispD gene encoding 2-C-methyl-D-erythritol 4-phosphate cytidylyltransferase, which translates to MIQSLPAFWAVIPAAGVGARMAADRPKQYLQLGGRTILEHSLGCFLDHPSLKGLVVSLALDDPYWPTLACAHDPRIQRVEGGAERSGSVLNALLHLHAQGAADEDWVLVHDAARPNLSRDDLDKLLSELADDPVGGLLAVPARDTLKRIDKHGRVLETVDRSLIWQAYTPQMFRLGALHRALADSLVADVAITDEASAMEWAGQAPRLIEGRSDNLKVTRPEDLEWLRQRWANRR; encoded by the coding sequence ATGATCCAGTCGTTACCGGCCTTCTGGGCCGTGATTCCTGCCGCGGGCGTCGGTGCCCGTATGGCCGCGGACCGTCCCAAGCAATACTTGCAACTGGGCGGGCGCACTATTCTCGAACACAGCCTCGGCTGTTTCCTCGACCATCCTTCCCTGAAGGGGCTGGTGGTCAGCCTGGCGCTTGACGATCCTTATTGGCCGACCCTGGCTTGTGCCCACGATCCACGGATCCAGCGGGTCGAAGGTGGCGCGGAGCGTTCCGGATCGGTCCTCAATGCCTTGCTCCATCTGCACGCCCAGGGCGCTGCCGATGAAGACTGGGTGCTGGTCCACGATGCCGCACGGCCGAACCTGTCCCGGGATGACCTGGACAAGTTGCTGAGTGAACTGGCGGATGACCCTGTGGGCGGCCTGCTCGCCGTGCCGGCCCGTGACACCCTGAAGCGGATCGACAAGCACGGGCGAGTGCTGGAAACCGTGGATCGCAGCCTGATCTGGCAAGCCTATACGCCACAGATGTTCCGTCTGGGCGCCTTGCATCGCGCCTTGGCCGACAGCCTGGTGGCGGATGTGGCGATTACCGATGAGGCGTCGGCGATGGAGTGGGCCGGTCAGGCACCACGATTGATCGAAGGACGTTCGGACAACCTCAAGGTGACCCGTCCGGAAGATCTGGAGTGGTTGCGCCAGCGCTGGGCCAATCGCCGCTGA
- a CDS encoding LysR substrate-binding domain-containing protein gives MNENRWEGIDEFVAVAECSQFTAAAERLGVSSSHISRQIVRLEERLQTRLLYRSTRRVTLTEAGQTFLQHCQRLQDGREEALRAVGDLTSEPKGMLRMTCAVAYGERFIVPLVTSFMGLYPQLRVDIELSNRPLDLVHEGLDLAIRLGRLQDSRLVATRLAPRRMYLCASPSYLERYGRPHSLSELSRHNCLIGSSDIWQLEQDGREFSQRVQGNWRCNSGQAVLDAALQGVGLCQLPDYYVLEHLHQGTLISLLEAHQPPNTAVWALYPQQRNLSPKVRKLVDYLKEGLAKRPEYKD, from the coding sequence ATGAATGAGAACCGCTGGGAAGGTATCGATGAGTTCGTCGCCGTGGCCGAGTGCAGCCAGTTCACTGCCGCCGCGGAACGCCTTGGGGTGTCGTCTTCCCATATCAGCCGGCAGATCGTCCGCCTGGAAGAGCGGCTGCAGACGCGCCTGCTGTATCGCAGTACCCGCCGAGTAACCCTGACCGAAGCCGGGCAGACTTTCTTGCAGCATTGCCAGCGTCTGCAGGACGGGCGCGAAGAGGCGTTGCGCGCCGTCGGCGACCTGACCAGCGAGCCCAAGGGCATGCTGCGCATGACCTGCGCGGTGGCCTACGGCGAGCGCTTCATCGTGCCGCTGGTTACCAGTTTCATGGGGCTTTATCCGCAACTGCGGGTGGATATCGAACTGAGCAACCGCCCCCTGGACCTGGTGCACGAAGGCCTGGACCTGGCGATCCGCCTCGGCCGCCTGCAGGACTCACGGCTGGTGGCGACCCGCCTGGCGCCACGCCGCATGTACCTCTGCGCCTCGCCGTCCTACCTGGAGCGCTACGGTCGCCCTCACAGCCTGTCGGAGCTGAGCCGCCACAACTGCCTGATCGGCAGCTCGGACATCTGGCAGCTGGAGCAGGACGGCCGCGAGTTCTCCCAGCGGGTGCAAGGCAACTGGCGCTGCAACAGCGGGCAAGCCGTGCTGGATGCGGCGCTGCAGGGGGTGGGCCTCTGCCAGCTACCGGATTATTACGTGCTGGAGCACTTGCATCAGGGCACCCTGATTTCCCTGCTCGAAGCCCATCAGCCGCCAAATACCGCGGTGTGGGCGCTGTATCCGCAACAACGGAATCTGTCGCCCAAGGTGCGCAAGCTGGTGGATTATCTCAAGGAAGGGCTGGCCAAGCGGCCGGAGTACAAGGATTGA
- a CDS encoding S-(hydroxymethyl)glutathione dehydrogenase/class III alcohol dehydrogenase → MIKSRAAVAFEAKKPLEIVEVDVAMPKAGEVLLRVVASGVCHTDAYTLSGADPEGIFPSILGHEGGAVVEAIGEGVTSVAVGDHVIPLYTPECGKCKFCLSGKTNLCQAIRATQGKGLMPDGTTRFSYKGQPIFHYMGTSTFSEYTVLPEISVAKIPKEAPLEKVCLLGCGVTTGIGAVINTAKVKAGDTVAIFGLGGIGLSAVIGAVKAKAGRIIAIDINPAKFEIAKQLGATDCVNPKDFDRPIQEVIVDMTDGGVDFSFECIGNVQLMRAALECCHKGWGESVIIGVAGAGQEISTRPFQLVTGRVWRGSAFGGVRGRSELPSYVEMAQTGEIPLDTFITHTMGLEDINKAFDLMHEGKSIRTVIHF, encoded by the coding sequence ATGATCAAGTCGCGCGCTGCCGTTGCCTTCGAGGCCAAGAAACCCCTTGAGATCGTTGAAGTCGATGTCGCCATGCCCAAGGCCGGCGAAGTGTTGTTGCGGGTTGTCGCTTCCGGCGTTTGCCACACCGACGCCTACACCCTGTCCGGCGCCGACCCGGAAGGCATCTTCCCGTCGATCCTCGGTCACGAGGGCGGTGCCGTGGTCGAGGCCATCGGCGAGGGCGTGACCTCGGTGGCCGTGGGTGATCATGTGATCCCGCTGTACACCCCGGAATGCGGCAAGTGCAAATTCTGCCTGTCGGGCAAGACCAACCTGTGCCAGGCGATCCGCGCCACCCAGGGCAAAGGCCTGATGCCGGACGGCACCACCCGTTTCTCCTATAAAGGCCAGCCGATTTTCCACTACATGGGCACCTCGACCTTTTCCGAGTACACCGTGTTGCCGGAAATCTCGGTGGCCAAGATCCCTAAAGAAGCGCCTCTGGAAAAAGTCTGCCTGCTGGGTTGCGGCGTCACCACCGGGATCGGCGCGGTGATCAACACCGCCAAGGTCAAGGCCGGCGACACCGTGGCTATCTTCGGCCTGGGCGGTATCGGCCTGTCGGCGGTGATCGGTGCTGTGAAAGCCAAGGCTGGCCGGATCATCGCGATAGACATCAACCCGGCCAAGTTCGAAATCGCCAAACAGCTGGGCGCTACCGATTGCGTGAACCCGAAAGACTTCGATCGGCCGATCCAGGAGGTCATCGTCGATATGACCGACGGCGGTGTGGACTTCTCCTTCGAGTGCATCGGCAACGTACAACTGATGCGTGCCGCGCTGGAGTGCTGCCACAAGGGCTGGGGCGAGTCGGTGATCATCGGCGTGGCCGGTGCCGGCCAGGAAATTTCCACCCGTCCGTTCCAGCTGGTGACCGGCCGCGTCTGGCGCGGTTCGGCATTCGGCGGCGTGCGTGGGCGTTCCGAGTTGCCAAGCTATGTGGAAATGGCCCAGACCGGTGAAATCCCCCTGGACACCTTCATCACCCACACCATGGGGCTGGAGGACATCAACAAGGCCTTCGACCTGATGCATGAAGGCAAGAGCATCCGTACCGTCATTCATTTCTGA
- the fghA gene encoding S-formylglutathione hydrolase produces MSLENLSCQKSFGGWHKRYKHHSEVLGCDMVFAVYLPPQAEQGGKLPVLYWLSGLTCTDENFMQKAGAQRLAAELGLIIVAPDTSPRGPGVPGDPDGAWDFGLGAGFYLNATQQPWAEHYRMHDYVVQELPALVEAHFPASDKRGISGHSMGGHGALVCALRNPGRYQSVSAFAPISNPMDCPWGQKAFSRYLGEERSRWREWDASVLIQEASEKLPLLVDQGDRDDFLTNQLKPEVLQQAAKAAGHPLTLRLQPGYDHSYFFIASFIGDHLQHHARALSA; encoded by the coding sequence ATGAGTCTGGAAAACCTGTCCTGCCAGAAAAGCTTCGGCGGCTGGCACAAACGCTACAAGCATCATTCCGAGGTGCTGGGTTGCGACATGGTGTTTGCCGTGTACCTGCCACCGCAGGCGGAGCAGGGTGGCAAGCTGCCGGTGCTGTACTGGTTGTCCGGCCTGACCTGCACCGACGAGAACTTCATGCAAAAGGCCGGCGCCCAGCGCCTGGCCGCCGAGCTGGGGTTGATCATCGTCGCGCCGGATACCAGCCCGCGCGGCCCTGGTGTGCCGGGCGATCCGGATGGCGCCTGGGACTTCGGCCTGGGTGCCGGGTTCTACCTGAATGCCACCCAGCAGCCCTGGGCCGAGCATTACCGCATGCATGACTATGTGGTGCAGGAGCTGCCGGCATTGGTCGAGGCGCATTTCCCGGCCTCGGACAAGCGCGGCATCAGCGGGCACTCCATGGGCGGCCACGGTGCTCTGGTCTGCGCGTTGCGCAACCCGGGGCGTTACCAGTCGGTATCGGCCTTCGCGCCGATCAGCAACCCGATGGATTGCCCGTGGGGGCAGAAAGCCTTTTCCCGCTACCTGGGCGAAGAGCGCTCCCGTTGGCGCGAATGGGATGCCAGCGTGCTGATCCAGGAGGCCAGCGAAAAGCTGCCGTTGCTGGTAGACCAGGGCGATCGTGACGATTTCCTGACCAATCAGCTCAAGCCCGAAGTGCTGCAACAGGCGGCGAAAGCCGCGGGTCATCCGCTGACGTTGCGCCTGCAACCCGGCTACGACCACAGCTATTTCTTCATCGCCAGCTTCATTGGCGACCACCTGCAGCATCATGCGCGCGCTCTGAGCGCCTAA